In one window of Paenarthrobacter nicotinovorans DNA:
- a CDS encoding sulfite exporter TauE/SafE family protein, which produces MLTTGLVLGAVVVGAGMQRITGMGFALVAAPFLVLLLGPVEGVVLVNVCGAVTAGAIIFRVMRDIDWKRYMALAASALLGIVPAAFLIRYLPPSVLEISIGVTLAAGLTVLLVMKSAVLPQRRRYLFAAGGLSGFMNTAAGVGGPAVSIYSMATRWQHKSFAATMQPYFFTIGALSLVSKAVTAPASLPVLPMTMWLAVAAACLIGLVLGDLASKRVSTRAAQILLIILAYLGAAATIVRGVLDAIG; this is translated from the coding sequence ATGCTGACTACGGGACTTGTTCTGGGCGCAGTGGTCGTGGGTGCCGGGATGCAACGCATTACCGGCATGGGATTCGCGCTGGTGGCAGCCCCGTTCCTGGTACTTCTCCTCGGCCCCGTCGAAGGGGTGGTGCTGGTCAACGTCTGCGGAGCCGTGACGGCCGGCGCCATCATTTTCCGCGTCATGCGGGACATCGACTGGAAGAGGTACATGGCGCTGGCTGCCTCGGCGCTATTAGGGATTGTCCCCGCGGCATTCCTCATCCGGTACCTTCCGCCGTCGGTCCTGGAGATTTCAATCGGCGTGACCCTTGCCGCAGGCCTGACAGTCCTGCTGGTCATGAAGTCAGCCGTCCTACCCCAGCGTCGTCGTTATCTCTTCGCCGCCGGCGGCCTCAGCGGCTTCATGAATACTGCCGCGGGAGTAGGAGGACCAGCCGTGAGCATTTACTCCATGGCTACCCGGTGGCAGCACAAGTCGTTCGCCGCCACGATGCAGCCCTATTTCTTTACCATCGGGGCGCTGTCCCTTGTTTCCAAAGCGGTGACCGCACCAGCTTCGTTGCCGGTCCTGCCGATGACAATGTGGCTGGCCGTCGCCGCTGCCTGTTTGATCGGGCTCGTCCTGGGTGACCTCGCTTCCAAGCGGGTATCCACCAGGGCCGCCCAGATTCTCCTGATTATCCTGGCCTACCTGGGAGCAGCAGCAACCATCGTTCGCGGTGTGCTGGATGCCATTGGCTGA
- a CDS encoding ABC transporter substrate-binding protein, translating to MKRRHLFAGMAGLAASTLLLTACGTGPSTSAAPTPADDPSGSITFWSSLAGMDKVAEAFNASQDKIKVSFETIPNGANGGYAKLSTAITAGNGPDVATIEYPQLPQFVSNSQVIALDGLINKAETVDKLTDETKALVQFGEKTYALPYDAAPMLMWYRKDMLDKAGVEVPKTWDDFEQAGKKLKAVAPDSYLATFNPNEVAASAGLAWQAGAKWFGTEGDSWKVGVNDEATQKVAGYWQKLIDEKIVKVSQAYSDEWSLDLANSTVVGVLGGNWSATGIQKRTEASGQKGQWIAAELPTWGNESGAFYGGSSFNVTKSSKNPAAAAKFVEFLTTNQDAIKARGNTGSAFLAFPGLTPVAQKAYDSSYFGNDIYEVFNKAYGNITPGWQWGPNWDITNTALKDAYGKLTTGGTIDDAIDTAQDATVASLKQAGLSVKE from the coding sequence ATGAAGCGTCGTCACCTGTTCGCAGGGATGGCCGGCCTGGCCGCCAGTACCCTGCTGCTCACGGCCTGCGGCACCGGCCCCAGCACATCAGCCGCTCCCACACCTGCAGACGATCCCTCCGGGTCCATCACTTTCTGGTCGTCCCTGGCCGGTATGGACAAGGTGGCTGAAGCGTTCAACGCCAGCCAGGACAAGATCAAAGTCAGTTTCGAAACGATACCCAACGGCGCCAACGGCGGGTACGCCAAGCTCTCCACCGCCATCACAGCGGGCAACGGCCCGGACGTGGCCACCATCGAATATCCGCAATTGCCCCAGTTCGTCAGCAACAGCCAGGTCATTGCCCTCGACGGCCTGATCAACAAGGCCGAAACCGTGGACAAGCTCACGGACGAAACCAAGGCCCTGGTCCAGTTCGGTGAGAAGACCTACGCACTTCCGTACGACGCAGCCCCCATGCTCATGTGGTACCGCAAAGACATGCTGGACAAGGCCGGCGTCGAGGTCCCCAAGACCTGGGATGACTTCGAACAGGCCGGCAAAAAGCTCAAGGCCGTTGCGCCCGACTCCTATCTGGCCACTTTCAACCCCAACGAGGTAGCGGCGAGCGCGGGGCTGGCCTGGCAGGCCGGCGCCAAGTGGTTCGGCACCGAAGGCGACAGCTGGAAGGTGGGCGTCAACGACGAGGCCACGCAGAAGGTGGCGGGCTACTGGCAGAAGCTGATTGACGAGAAGATCGTGAAGGTCAGCCAGGCCTACAGCGACGAGTGGAGCTTGGACCTGGCCAACAGCACGGTGGTTGGTGTGCTGGGCGGCAACTGGAGCGCCACAGGCATTCAGAAGCGCACCGAAGCCAGCGGCCAGAAAGGCCAGTGGATCGCAGCCGAACTCCCCACCTGGGGCAATGAATCCGGAGCCTTCTATGGCGGATCCAGCTTCAACGTCACAAAGAGCAGCAAAAATCCGGCAGCCGCCGCAAAATTCGTGGAGTTCCTCACCACCAACCAGGACGCCATCAAGGCGCGCGGCAACACAGGTTCAGCGTTCCTCGCCTTCCCGGGCCTGACGCCGGTTGCGCAGAAGGCCTACGACTCCAGCTACTTCGGCAACGACATCTACGAGGTCTTCAACAAGGCGTACGGAAACATCACCCCGGGCTGGCAGTGGGGTCCCAACTGGGACATCACCAACACCGCGCTTAAAGACGCCTACGGAAAACTCACCACCGGCGGCACCATCGACGACGCCATCGACACCGCCCAGGACGCCACCGTGGCGAGCCTGAAACAAGCCGGCCTGTCCGTCAAAGAGTAG
- a CDS encoding NAD-dependent succinate-semialdehyde dehydrogenase, protein MNLKSAQHLINGTWHSAGTFKNVTDPGNGGTVGEVAWGNTEDAGKAGDAAAEAFGDWSRTTARTRADLLRNAAALLSERRDELAHTLALEAGKRLPEAQGEVDFSVEYFRWFAEEVRRATSTVSPPELRGRRHLSTSKPIGVALSLTPWNFPVSIQARKLAAMLAAGCTVVGRVSEKAPLAATGLFEILHDAGFPAGVINLVHGPSREITGALLKHPAVRAVSFTGSTGVGRQIMASASERVVRPLLELGGNAPFIVFEDADLDAAVEGAVLGRLRNTGQSCVAANRFLVQDSIADEFGRKLAAKFDAMTIGHGVPDGDTPVPDLGPVIDAERVAAVQALVDDALGRGARRLTERTHVPGEGSFMAPTLLTDVPDDAPLVSEEVFGPAAGVLTFSSEEEAIRKANATEMGLAAYIWSSSPKRGWDIPEQLEAGIVGVNDPLPSVAFAPMGGAKQSGLGREGSSLGLEEFEEVQYVAWKP, encoded by the coding sequence GTGAACCTGAAATCAGCGCAACACCTGATTAACGGAACCTGGCACTCTGCCGGAACATTCAAGAACGTGACGGACCCCGGAAACGGGGGCACAGTGGGCGAGGTGGCCTGGGGAAACACTGAGGACGCGGGCAAAGCCGGTGACGCCGCTGCCGAGGCTTTCGGCGACTGGTCCCGCACAACGGCCCGCACCCGCGCCGACCTTCTCCGCAACGCTGCTGCGCTCTTATCCGAACGCCGCGACGAACTGGCGCATACCTTGGCGTTGGAAGCCGGCAAGCGACTCCCCGAGGCGCAAGGCGAAGTGGACTTCTCAGTGGAATACTTCCGCTGGTTCGCCGAGGAAGTACGCCGCGCAACAAGCACTGTCAGCCCACCCGAGCTGCGGGGCCGTCGACACCTCAGCACCAGCAAGCCCATTGGAGTCGCGCTTAGCCTTACCCCATGGAATTTTCCGGTTTCAATCCAGGCCCGCAAACTCGCTGCCATGCTCGCCGCCGGCTGCACCGTGGTTGGCCGTGTTTCCGAGAAGGCACCGCTTGCCGCGACCGGCCTTTTCGAGATACTGCACGATGCCGGGTTCCCCGCCGGAGTGATCAATCTGGTGCACGGTCCTTCCCGCGAAATCACCGGCGCCCTGCTCAAGCACCCCGCAGTCCGCGCCGTCAGTTTTACTGGTTCCACCGGTGTGGGCCGTCAGATCATGGCTTCTGCGTCAGAACGTGTGGTGAGGCCGTTGCTGGAACTTGGCGGCAATGCACCGTTCATCGTCTTCGAGGACGCAGACCTGGACGCCGCCGTTGAGGGGGCAGTGCTCGGAAGGCTCCGCAACACAGGACAGTCCTGCGTCGCCGCTAACCGGTTCCTGGTCCAAGACAGCATCGCGGACGAATTCGGCCGGAAGCTTGCCGCGAAATTTGATGCCATGACCATAGGACATGGAGTTCCCGACGGTGACACACCTGTCCCGGACCTTGGTCCCGTCATTGACGCCGAGCGCGTCGCCGCTGTGCAGGCCCTGGTGGACGATGCCCTGGGCCGCGGAGCCCGCCGCCTGACCGAACGTACCCACGTTCCGGGAGAGGGTTCCTTCATGGCGCCCACGCTCCTGACCGATGTTCCCGATGACGCACCCTTGGTGAGCGAGGAAGTCTTCGGCCCCGCGGCAGGGGTACTCACTTTCTCCTCGGAAGAGGAAGCAATCAGGAAGGCGAATGCCACCGAAATGGGACTTGCCGCCTACATCTGGAGCAGCAGCCCCAAGCGTGGCTGGGACATCCCGGAGCAGTTGGAAGCAGGCATTGTGGGAGTCAACGACCCCCTCCCATCCGTGGCCTTCGCCCCCATGGGCGGCGCCAAGCAGTCGGGACTGGGCCGGGAAGGATCAAGCCTTGGCCTCGAAGAGTTCGAGGAGGTCCAGTACGTGGCCTGGAAGCCCTAA
- a CDS encoding carbohydrate ABC transporter permease, producing the protein MLASISRRVILAIYAVIIIVPITVVLFGSFKSTQELFEGPFSLPQSLAPDNFAEVIGGQDLGSSFLNSVIVTGISVPITLFIASLAGYAVARLRGFASWAIFGFLVLGMAIPAQANMVPLYVLFGRIGLLDNLTGLIVANIVSTLPIAVFILGGFMRTLPKELYEACSIDGTGPWRTYVSIALPLSAPSIAAAAIFLFVIHWNELLYPLLFIQSPGNRTLPLALLSFQGEFQTNYPLLFAGVILASLPVVVAYVFLQRYFVAGITAGASKG; encoded by the coding sequence ATGCTTGCATCCATTAGCCGCCGCGTAATCCTTGCCATCTACGCGGTCATCATCATCGTCCCCATCACCGTTGTCCTGTTCGGCAGCTTCAAGTCAACGCAGGAACTCTTCGAGGGTCCTTTCAGCCTTCCCCAATCCCTCGCGCCCGACAACTTCGCGGAAGTCATCGGCGGCCAGGACCTCGGCTCGTCCTTCCTGAACAGCGTCATTGTCACCGGGATCTCCGTTCCCATAACGCTCTTCATTGCCAGCCTGGCTGGTTATGCTGTGGCCCGGCTGAGGGGCTTCGCCTCGTGGGCCATCTTCGGATTCCTTGTCCTGGGAATGGCCATCCCGGCCCAGGCCAACATGGTGCCGCTGTACGTGCTGTTCGGCCGCATCGGCCTGTTGGACAACCTCACCGGACTCATTGTGGCCAACATCGTGTCCACCTTGCCCATTGCCGTATTCATCCTGGGTGGGTTCATGCGTACGCTGCCCAAAGAGCTCTATGAGGCTTGCTCCATTGACGGCACCGGACCGTGGCGGACCTACGTGTCCATTGCACTCCCGCTCTCGGCACCCTCGATAGCTGCTGCTGCCATCTTCCTGTTCGTCATCCACTGGAATGAGCTGCTGTACCCCCTCCTGTTCATCCAGTCCCCCGGAAACCGAACCCTTCCATTGGCATTGCTGAGCTTCCAGGGCGAGTTCCAAACCAACTACCCGCTCTTGTTCGCCGGCGTCATCCTGGCATCGCTTCCCGTCGTGGTGGCCTATGTCTTCCTGCAGCGCTACTTCGTTGCGGGCATTACCGCCGGTGCCAGCAAGGGATAA
- a CDS encoding carbohydrate ABC transporter permease, translated as MATQALTTTVRRQGRALAGTGGRTAALFLVPFFAVFVIAMIAPVIYSLVLSFHSQQKSGLGFGEAKTVFVGLENYVQVFQSETFMEGIARLGLYCLIYIPCMVGGAVVFALLLDATVAKARKLFQLLVFLPHAVPGVIAALIWAYLYTPGISPLVQALQGGGIQINFLDSHMVLPSIVNIGVWEWTGYNVIILFTALQAVPREILEAARVDGAGEIRAAVSIKFPLILPALSVIMLFTIIGTLQLFTEPNIISKATASVTSTWVPNLWAYDAAFIRHNLNQAAAASIIIAGLAAILSLAVTRLSSRMNKS; from the coding sequence ATGGCCACCCAGGCCCTTACCACCACAGTGCGCCGCCAAGGCCGCGCACTGGCAGGAACCGGCGGGCGGACTGCCGCACTGTTCCTGGTCCCCTTCTTTGCGGTCTTTGTGATCGCCATGATCGCACCGGTGATCTATTCCCTCGTGCTGAGTTTCCACTCGCAGCAGAAGTCCGGGCTGGGGTTCGGGGAAGCCAAGACCGTCTTTGTAGGACTCGAGAACTATGTGCAGGTCTTCCAGTCCGAGACTTTCATGGAGGGCATCGCCAGGCTGGGCTTGTACTGCCTGATCTACATTCCCTGCATGGTAGGCGGAGCCGTTGTTTTTGCCCTCCTTCTCGATGCAACGGTGGCCAAGGCGCGGAAGCTTTTCCAACTCCTGGTATTCCTGCCGCACGCGGTTCCCGGCGTCATCGCTGCCCTGATCTGGGCTTACCTTTACACCCCGGGCATCAGCCCGCTGGTCCAGGCACTCCAGGGCGGCGGGATCCAGATCAACTTCCTGGACTCCCACATGGTGCTTCCGTCCATTGTGAACATCGGCGTCTGGGAGTGGACCGGCTACAACGTGATCATCCTGTTCACCGCTTTGCAGGCCGTTCCCCGGGAGATCCTGGAAGCCGCCAGGGTGGACGGTGCCGGCGAAATCCGAGCCGCGGTAAGCATCAAGTTCCCACTGATTCTTCCGGCCTTGAGCGTCATCATGCTGTTCACCATCATCGGCACCTTGCAGCTGTTCACGGAGCCGAACATCATCTCCAAGGCGACAGCGTCTGTGACAAGCACGTGGGTCCCCAACCTGTGGGCCTATGACGCAGCCTTCATCCGCCACAACCTCAACCAGGCGGCAGCTGCCTCCATCATCATTGCCGGGTTGGCCGCAATCCTGTCCCTGGCCGTCACCCGCCTCAGCTCCAGGATGAACAAATCATGA
- a CDS encoding phosphomannomutase/phosphoglucomutase: MDLSSSFKAYDVRGLVGVSLTDEVSEAIGAAFVDVLGLAGKTVFCGGDMRPSSKGFVSAFSQGAATRGADVYDLGLIATDELYFACGAMNAAGAIFTASHNPAQYNGIKMAKAGAVPISSDSGLFDIRDLAQRYLDHGFPKAESAGTVAPLDVLGDYALKLRSLVDLTDVRPLKVVVDAGNGMAGLTVPAVLGSEILEALPLTIVPLYFELDGTFPNHPANPLEPENLRDLQAAVLAHGADLGLAFDGDADRCFVVDETGQPVTPSAITSMIAVREIARVQATGQSNPVVIHNLITSRSVPEFVQAAGGRPVRTRVGHSFIKARMAEEDAVFGGEHSAHYYFRDFYNADTGMLAAMHVLAALGGQSAPLSTLARQYEPYSASGEINSTVPDVSQAIADVCQTYDQSQGIRIDDLDGLSVIDESGEWWFNLRASNTEELLRLNVEARNAQLMERMRDAVLDMIRN, from the coding sequence ATGGATCTTTCCTCATCTTTCAAGGCCTACGACGTCCGTGGCTTGGTGGGGGTTTCCCTCACCGATGAAGTCTCAGAAGCCATTGGGGCCGCATTCGTGGATGTTCTGGGCCTTGCGGGCAAGACCGTGTTCTGCGGCGGAGATATGCGACCGTCCTCCAAGGGGTTCGTCTCTGCGTTCTCACAGGGCGCCGCAACCCGGGGCGCCGATGTGTACGATCTCGGACTCATTGCCACCGACGAGCTCTATTTTGCGTGCGGCGCCATGAACGCGGCTGGTGCCATCTTCACAGCAAGCCATAACCCTGCCCAGTACAACGGAATCAAGATGGCCAAGGCCGGAGCCGTTCCCATCTCTTCCGACTCGGGACTTTTCGATATCAGGGACCTTGCCCAGCGATATCTGGACCACGGGTTTCCCAAGGCTGAATCAGCGGGGACCGTTGCACCGCTCGATGTCCTTGGTGACTACGCGCTCAAGCTGCGTTCGCTCGTGGACTTGACGGACGTTCGGCCGCTAAAGGTTGTAGTTGATGCCGGGAACGGCATGGCCGGCCTGACAGTTCCCGCGGTGTTGGGCAGCGAAATTCTGGAGGCCTTGCCCCTGACCATCGTCCCGTTGTATTTCGAGCTGGACGGTACTTTTCCAAACCACCCTGCCAACCCCTTGGAACCGGAGAACCTTCGGGACCTGCAAGCAGCCGTGCTTGCCCACGGCGCTGACCTGGGGTTGGCATTCGACGGCGACGCAGACCGCTGCTTTGTTGTGGACGAGACCGGGCAACCAGTAACACCGTCGGCCATAACCTCCATGATCGCTGTGCGGGAGATTGCAAGGGTTCAAGCAACGGGCCAAAGCAACCCGGTAGTAATCCACAATCTGATAACGTCCCGGTCGGTGCCCGAGTTCGTTCAGGCTGCCGGTGGCCGGCCAGTCCGAACCCGGGTAGGCCACTCGTTCATCAAGGCCCGAATGGCTGAAGAGGACGCTGTTTTCGGTGGAGAACATTCGGCCCACTACTACTTCCGCGACTTCTACAACGCAGACACCGGCATGCTGGCAGCCATGCACGTACTTGCTGCCCTGGGCGGGCAATCAGCGCCCCTCTCCACGCTGGCACGGCAGTACGAGCCGTACTCGGCCAGCGGCGAGATCAACTCAACCGTTCCGGATGTATCCCAAGCCATTGCGGACGTGTGCCAAACCTATGATCAATCGCAGGGCATCCGCATTGATGACCTGGACGGGCTGAGCGTGATCGACGAGTCAGGCGAATGGTGGTTCAACCTCAGGGCCTCAAACACGGAGGAACTACTCCGGCTCAATGTCGAAGCCAGGAATGCGCAACTCATGGAACGCATGCGGGATGCCGTTCTGGACATGATCCGGAACTAG
- a CDS encoding NHL repeat-containing protein yields the protein MEKSNISRRSVLQVGGAASLAAAIGLAAGQPASASALLGSKPKATEVLDLGPGVVQFSLMSGLLVGETLYIGSRNLDPVRIVAFHVPSGKVSGVTELENGYAIQTLAADASGRYLYAGVLQNAAGPKPNLFRWDLSTPGVKATPIGRIGDRDVRDLSVAPNGRLYAVGGGSGTAPALWEYDPATGAVTNLGVPDAGATLARAVAATDSTIFFGAGSTLNGGGSASRACLYAYNHAAKTFANVTPAEMVADPSIRDLAIVGDKVMVSSAASTSTSKIAAVSVTDPSSYALAPSEGKTAKNFAAIGDKVYFANEAGLLVYSLSANSVSAVSYQGPFLGEIWGVDALNSKVLVTSAFGFVAEIDPASGSYKTTDLGEAGAPSDAQEAMGLAAGGGLVYVGGNGVISRRSLKTGQVTNMTVPGEAKDAVVVDRVLYTGQYSSQGIWSYDPRSGQPISQVAKFSAEQNRPLDVHWDEVNKLVLVCAQADTEGGGSLWTYNPATGKSGFFLNPVDKVQLVRAVTARDGVAYLGGGRPGTEGPGTVVALNPVTGKELWRLDPGLGAGVSALAVQGRYLYGIVRTGRVFVIDLPKRKLIHQADISPVCTGFAALVTNRGAVYGVSDTDVFRFDPKTFEVATVVAGIDGGWYSGSHITNDEDGYLYTMRGRNVVRIDDHPRR from the coding sequence ATGGAGAAATCGAACATCAGCAGACGGTCAGTCCTTCAAGTTGGGGGAGCAGCGTCGCTCGCCGCGGCCATCGGGCTGGCAGCCGGCCAGCCGGCGTCGGCGTCCGCCCTCCTGGGATCCAAGCCAAAGGCGACCGAAGTCCTGGACCTGGGTCCCGGCGTCGTACAGTTCTCCCTCATGAGCGGGCTGCTGGTGGGCGAGACACTGTACATAGGTTCTCGAAACCTCGATCCGGTGCGGATCGTGGCCTTCCATGTACCCAGCGGCAAAGTCTCCGGCGTGACCGAACTGGAAAACGGCTATGCCATCCAAACTCTCGCTGCCGACGCCTCCGGACGGTACCTGTATGCGGGCGTGTTGCAGAACGCTGCAGGTCCCAAGCCGAACCTGTTCCGCTGGGACCTTTCCACCCCGGGCGTGAAAGCCACCCCGATCGGACGCATCGGTGACCGCGACGTTCGCGACCTGAGTGTGGCCCCCAACGGACGTCTCTACGCGGTGGGAGGTGGAAGCGGCACGGCCCCGGCCCTGTGGGAATACGATCCCGCCACAGGAGCAGTCACCAACCTGGGCGTTCCGGATGCGGGCGCCACCTTGGCCCGCGCTGTCGCGGCCACCGATTCCACTATCTTCTTCGGCGCCGGCAGCACCTTGAACGGAGGAGGCAGCGCCAGCCGCGCTTGCCTCTACGCGTACAACCATGCCGCCAAAACGTTCGCCAACGTCACCCCGGCGGAGATGGTCGCAGACCCCAGCATCCGCGACCTCGCGATCGTCGGAGACAAGGTCATGGTCAGCTCGGCGGCCTCGACGTCCACGTCCAAGATCGCGGCCGTGAGCGTCACCGATCCGTCCTCCTATGCCTTGGCTCCATCCGAGGGAAAGACCGCCAAGAACTTCGCAGCAATCGGTGACAAGGTCTATTTCGCCAACGAAGCCGGCCTCCTGGTCTATTCACTGTCCGCCAATTCGGTATCGGCCGTCTCCTACCAGGGGCCGTTCCTGGGCGAGATCTGGGGCGTTGACGCCCTGAACAGCAAGGTTTTGGTGACCTCCGCGTTCGGATTCGTAGCCGAGATCGATCCCGCTAGCGGGTCGTACAAGACCACCGACCTTGGCGAGGCCGGGGCGCCGTCGGATGCGCAGGAAGCCATGGGACTGGCAGCCGGGGGCGGCCTGGTTTACGTGGGCGGCAACGGGGTCATCTCACGCCGATCGTTGAAGACCGGACAGGTCACCAACATGACGGTCCCGGGTGAAGCCAAGGACGCCGTGGTGGTGGACCGGGTGCTTTACACCGGCCAGTACAGCTCCCAGGGCATCTGGAGCTATGACCCTCGCAGCGGTCAACCGATCAGCCAGGTGGCAAAGTTCTCCGCCGAACAGAACCGGCCCCTGGATGTCCATTGGGACGAGGTCAACAAGCTGGTCCTGGTGTGCGCCCAGGCTGACACCGAGGGCGGTGGCTCGTTGTGGACCTACAATCCCGCCACGGGGAAGTCGGGATTCTTCCTCAACCCCGTGGACAAAGTGCAGCTGGTGCGCGCAGTAACAGCGCGCGACGGCGTCGCCTACCTTGGCGGGGGACGGCCCGGTACTGAAGGTCCAGGTACCGTCGTGGCGTTGAACCCCGTAACGGGCAAGGAACTATGGCGGCTCGATCCCGGATTGGGTGCCGGCGTGTCTGCACTGGCGGTGCAAGGCAGATACCTTTACGGGATCGTTCGCACGGGACGTGTTTTCGTCATTGACCTGCCAAAGCGCAAGCTGATCCACCAAGCGGACATCAGTCCGGTCTGCACCGGGTTCGCCGCGCTGGTAACCAACCGAGGCGCTGTTTACGGTGTCTCGGACACGGACGTGTTCCGCTTTGATCCCAAGACCTTCGAGGTGGCCACAGTGGTGGCAGGCATCGACGGCGGCTGGTACAGCGGCTCCCACATCACCAACGACGAAGACGGGTACCTCTACACGATGCGTGGCCGGAACGTCGTACGGATCGACGACCACCCGCGGCGGTAG
- a CDS encoding carbohydrate ABC transporter permease codes for MSTHTGTAAKRKAPDSTTDAASKKRRSPTRVHPALYLFPLPAVAIIAFFLVMPTLQAFEYAITDWNGFSAAFNYVGVDNFVRAFTKDSLFTNALTNNLKFVLLVVIAQTVFSLLLALLLTKNSRGNVVLRALFFFPTILSSVSVAFIWKFIYDPNFGLANSALGAIGLEGLQGSYLGNNSQALYWVAVTQVWFHAGQMMVVYIAGLQSIPRELYEAAEMDGANKWQQFKSITWPFVAPATSIVVAYTTVQSFKAFDLILGIAGNPPKGSLDILSTRIYSTFANSEFGYAAAQSIIFMGMIALVTWLQRRLLRLTPKGE; via the coding sequence ATGAGCACCCATACCGGAACGGCTGCCAAGCGAAAGGCGCCGGACAGCACCACCGACGCTGCGTCGAAGAAGCGCCGGTCCCCTACCCGGGTGCACCCTGCGCTGTACCTGTTCCCGCTGCCAGCGGTAGCAATCATCGCCTTTTTCCTGGTGATGCCCACGCTGCAGGCATTCGAGTACGCCATCACGGACTGGAATGGATTCTCGGCAGCCTTCAACTACGTGGGTGTGGACAACTTCGTCCGGGCATTTACCAAGGATTCGCTGTTCACCAATGCGCTGACCAACAACCTGAAGTTTGTTTTGCTGGTGGTCATCGCACAAACGGTGTTCTCGTTGCTGCTTGCGCTGCTGCTGACAAAGAACTCACGGGGAAACGTAGTGCTTCGCGCCCTGTTCTTCTTCCCCACCATCCTGTCCTCCGTGTCCGTGGCCTTCATCTGGAAGTTCATCTACGACCCCAATTTCGGTCTCGCCAACTCCGCTCTGGGCGCGATCGGTCTGGAGGGCCTTCAAGGCTCATACCTCGGTAACAATTCCCAAGCGCTGTACTGGGTTGCAGTAACGCAAGTGTGGTTCCACGCAGGCCAGATGATGGTGGTCTACATCGCCGGCCTCCAATCCATTCCCCGTGAACTGTATGAAGCGGCCGAGATGGACGGCGCCAACAAATGGCAGCAGTTCAAGTCCATCACCTGGCCGTTCGTTGCCCCGGCCACGTCCATCGTGGTCGCCTACACCACGGTCCAGTCGTTCAAGGCCTTTGACTTGATCCTGGGGATCGCGGGCAACCCGCCCAAAGGTTCCCTGGACATCCTGTCCACCCGCATCTACAGCACTTTTGCCAACTCGGAGTTCGGATATGCCGCCGCTCAGTCAATCATCTTCATGGGGATGATCGCCTTGGTCACCTGGCTGCAACGCCGGTTGCTCCGTCTGACCCCGAAGGGGGAATGA
- a CDS encoding LacI family DNA-binding transcriptional regulator — MLSGERHEKILRELELRGTLTVNDFAEKSGQSTMTIRRDLTQLAAQGLLRRVHGGAVRMVVERPGDTVHRRARQPLATLGLIVPTTGYYFPEVIRGAEAAARALNARLIPGVSNYSAEDELRQLQRMVANSVDGILLATAGPLEPGSPTFDLLSGVRIPVVLVERSSRVFESVMSDHGYGAELAMEHLASLGHRRIGLAVATSATAPWLRESHERMVAKLGLETDAPVMEYDRSVVGAGNNQKEFKKFLKDCRRTGTHAALVLPDEEAITLINLAEESGVSVPEDLAIVAYDDEVADLAPVPLTSIAPPKRDVGYAAVTMCMERLAGKPGAAVSPALRRVSLAPKLIIRESTAFGEDAE; from the coding sequence ATGCTCAGCGGGGAACGCCACGAGAAGATACTCCGTGAACTGGAGCTTCGCGGGACCCTGACCGTGAACGACTTCGCCGAAAAAAGCGGCCAGTCCACCATGACCATCCGCCGGGACCTTACCCAGCTCGCGGCTCAGGGCCTCCTGCGCCGGGTCCACGGTGGTGCGGTCCGCATGGTGGTGGAGCGGCCGGGGGACACAGTCCACAGGCGCGCACGCCAGCCGCTGGCTACCCTCGGCCTCATAGTCCCAACCACCGGCTACTACTTCCCTGAGGTCATCCGTGGCGCAGAAGCTGCGGCCAGGGCCCTGAACGCACGCCTCATCCCAGGCGTCAGCAACTACTCCGCGGAGGACGAGCTTCGACAGCTCCAGCGCATGGTGGCCAACTCCGTGGACGGGATCCTCCTGGCGACTGCGGGCCCCCTCGAGCCTGGTTCGCCGACGTTTGACCTGCTGTCCGGCGTGCGGATCCCCGTGGTGCTGGTGGAGCGCTCAAGCCGGGTGTTCGAGTCAGTGATGTCGGATCACGGCTATGGCGCTGAACTGGCCATGGAGCACCTCGCGTCCCTGGGACACCGCAGGATCGGGCTGGCTGTTGCCACCAGCGCTACGGCCCCCTGGCTCCGTGAAAGCCATGAGCGGATGGTGGCCAAGCTGGGTCTGGAAACGGATGCACCCGTCATGGAGTATGACCGTTCAGTGGTGGGCGCGGGCAACAACCAAAAAGAGTTCAAGAAGTTCCTGAAAGATTGCCGCCGCACCGGAACCCACGCTGCGCTGGTCCTTCCCGACGAGGAAGCCATCACGCTGATCAACCTTGCTGAGGAATCCGGAGTCAGTGTGCCCGAAGACCTCGCCATCGTGGCGTATGACGACGAGGTGGCCGACCTCGCTCCGGTGCCGCTGACGTCCATTGCACCTCCCAAACGGGACGTCGGCTACGCCGCGGTGACCATGTGTATGGAACGCTTGGCAGGAAAGCCCGGGGCTGCAGTTTCGCCTGCCCTCCGCCGCGTAAGCCTCGCCCCCAAGCTGATCATCCGGGAGTCCACGGCGTTCGGGGAGGATGCGGAGTAG